GCGTTGTCCTGCAAATCAATTCCAGGTGTAGCCGCCCAGTAAGCTCCCAGCCAGGTCATGATTTTTGCATGGGGTCTACCATGACCAGTGGCGCGTACAGGTGAAGCCACGTACACCACTCCTTCTATTAATTCGGCTTTTTGAATCTTTGGCATTGCTTGATAACGACGCTCAAATTCCTGGCGATTGAGGCGATCGCCACTTTCTAAGGGAGGGACGTTAGTAGTAGGACCAACTGACATGGGATACAGCAACCTCTACGCTTTTGGTATTTACCCACAAAGCAGTTTTGTCGTGAATTATACTACAAGGCGGCAAATTTTACTGTCTAATTAATAACTGTTAGTAATTTCGGCTTTATACTTTATGATATAAACCTACTTCAAGCGCCAGATAAGACCTCAAAGCTTAAAGAAGAAATCATTATGCAAATAGTATTAGACTCAAAGGATTTAGATTATGCCTTTATGTTTGCTTTGCAAAAAGCTAATTCTATAAAGGTAGAAGAATTCAAGCCATTCTTTAACAATCTTCCTGTCGATCCTTATATAAAAGGAAATTACCGCTTTAGAAGCTTATCGCGGTTCAAAGTGTCTTCTGCTGGTAAGTTAATCAAGCTACCTCATGGTTACTTATTCCAAAGCAAACACTACAATCCCTTATTAGGAGATATCAGAAGAGAGTTTGCAGAACTAGATGATGCCATCTTAGAACTAGAAGAATTTAAAAAACTTGTGTTTGCATTTAATGATTACTGTAAGCTTCATACTGAAGCTAGGGAAATAGGAGTGCATCAGATTAGAACTACTTGTTCACGGCATAATTATGGGAATCCCGCACCTGAAGGTATACACAGAGATGGTACTGATTTAATAGCTATATTTTCTGTTGATCGAGAACATATTCAAGGTGGTGAGACACATTTATACAAATCAAGAAAGGAAAGTGCCGTTTTTAATAAAGTATTGAATCCGGGAGAAATGTTATTGCTAAATGATCGGGAGTTCTTTCACTTTACTACCCCGATTAAACCTAAATCTTTTGAGCGTGAAGGTACAAGAGATGTGTTTGTACTTACTTGTCCTAGCTTGCTTTCTGAATATTAAGTAAGCCAAGTTACATTTTTTACTATACCTTAAAAATCTGACAATCTACTAAGTAGGGCGACTTGAATGCTGTCATTTCTCCGGCTTTTTTGCCAGGAATCGGAAATAATCTTGCTGATAATGGTTTATCTAACTTGATTGCTAAAGTTGCTAAATCAAGTAGTATCGCTTCCAGCTTTTCAATTGTGACATCGCCTGGAATTGGTACTGTATCAAGCCCACAGCCACAAACGGCGGAGTACAATAGTAAATTTGTCAGATTGTATGTCTGCTCATTAGCTCTTTGAGCCAGACCGACATCTTCACAAACAGGAAGCATTAAACCAGAATAGCCGCAGGTTTTTATTGACAAACTTTTCAAAATCCGTGTAATTATAGCAGATATAGTCAGCGTTCCTTGATGTCCAAATTTACCAAAACCAAGTTTTTCGTAGGCAAAAGCAATGCTGGTTTCTCTATCAAGTGATGGAGCAAGCGATGAGTCAATTCCACTATATTTAATCCCAAATTTATCTGAAATTTGTTGGGCGATCGCTTCAACCTTGGTTAATTCTTCTTCAAAGGCTAATTTGAGTTTTTCTTCGGCTGTTTGCAGACTATTAGAATTTTTAAAGGCTTTTGTTACCAAATCGCTGCACTCTAAACCAATAGCAAAAGCTGGTTCACCTTCATGGTAAGAAACGGGGAAAAAGGGGATTCCCGGTTTGCAATTTGCCCAAGCACAAAATCTAAAGTTGCCATAGCCGTCTGCTGTTTCTTCAGCAATTCGTTTAATAACCTTTGCAGATTCACTGACATTGGCAAAGTTTATTCCGGTCTCAGAGTCACCTATTCTACTTGAACAGTAAACAATTGAGCTGTTTTTGATAATTTCTGGAATGATGGCAATTCTTTCTGGGCTACTTGCATAGCCAATACTGAAAAAGTTAACATTCAGGTTTTGGCAAAACTGGTCTATTACTTTAATTTCACCTATAATTTCGGCTGTTGAAAAATCGTGGAGATATTCTTCCCAGGAGTTAGTGGCTATTCTGTTCGTTTGAACTTTGTATCCTTGCTGTTCCAGAAAATCTTTTGCTGTCTGATTAAACTGAGCAGCTTGAATAATTCTTTCTTGCTGTTTTAGAGAGGTTAGTGATATACCTGTTGTGATAGTTCTAATTTTCATAAATGTAGAAGATAGCTTAAATATAAATGTATTAAATTGAAGTTGAACCTGTGGTTTTACTTGCTACTTTCTTCACGGGCTTCAGCCTGTTGAACTTGAGTTTTTACTAACAGAAACCACCACAACTCTAACTCAATCAAAGCGATGCTACCGTTTTCGGTTAAGCAGCCTACAACTGGCTACTCTGAAAATGCCTACAGCACCAGTTGCCAATCCAAAATCCAAAATCGATTGACCTCATTAGCGATCGCGTCTGTCTTGCGAGAGAAACACTTTCCCATCTGTCTGAACTAATATCTAAAGCAACAGTTTCGGTGGCAAAACTCTATGAGTCAGCCTAAAAAGTCAAAAAATAACCCAAACACACCTGCTAACGAAATAGCTACAGCAGAAGCCTCCAAAACAGAACAAGCTGCAGCAGAGGCGACAACACAAGCTGCCGATGTTATGTCACCGGAAACAATCGTTGTAGACGAGCCACCACCAAAACCTGATTATCCACGCTATCGAGTCCATCCTGGAGAGCAGCTCAGGTTGGCTGAACTTGATCCAGATGCCTGCGAACACTACAAAAAAAAGAAAGATATTGAACAGGAACTGGAAAAGCAGCGCGATCGCCTGAGCAAACTACAAGAACGTCTGTATGCCGAGAGCAAGCGTAGCCTACTAATTGTTCTACAAGCAATGGACACCGGCGGCAAAGATGGCACAATTAAACATGTCTTTCAAGGCATTAACCCTCAAGGTTGCCGAGTCTGGTCA
This window of the Chroococcidiopsis sp. CCMEE 29 genome carries:
- a CDS encoding 2OG-Fe dioxygenase family protein, with the translated sequence MQIVLDSKDLDYAFMFALQKANSIKVEEFKPFFNNLPVDPYIKGNYRFRSLSRFKVSSAGKLIKLPHGYLFQSKHYNPLLGDIRREFAELDDAILELEEFKKLVFAFNDYCKLHTEAREIGVHQIRTTCSRHNYGNPAPEGIHRDGTDLIAIFSVDREHIQGGETHLYKSRKESAVFNKVLNPGEMLLLNDREFFHFTTPIKPKSFEREGTRDVFVLTCPSLLSEY
- a CDS encoding DUF711 family protein, producing the protein MKIRTITTGISLTSLKQQERIIQAAQFNQTAKDFLEQQGYKVQTNRIATNSWEEYLHDFSTAEIIGEIKVIDQFCQNLNVNFFSIGYASSPERIAIIPEIIKNSSIVYCSSRIGDSETGINFANVSESAKVIKRIAEETADGYGNFRFCAWANCKPGIPFFPVSYHEGEPAFAIGLECSDLVTKAFKNSNSLQTAEEKLKLAFEEELTKVEAIAQQISDKFGIKYSGIDSSLAPSLDRETSIAFAYEKLGFGKFGHQGTLTISAIITRILKSLSIKTCGYSGLMLPVCEDVGLAQRANEQTYNLTNLLLYSAVCGCGLDTVPIPGDVTIEKLEAILLDLATLAIKLDKPLSARLFPIPGKKAGEMTAFKSPYLVDCQIFKV